The following coding sequences lie in one Cupriavidus sp. WKF15 genomic window:
- a CDS encoding DUF488 family protein: MTIRIVRLGSPRAADEGLRIGTVRRPPRGVPKSEFASRDFYDVWYPVLSPTPELVAQALAAGDDKAWRAFVRHFRKEMAAPDASHTLDLLAALSHKTDFSIGCYCEDEAHCHRSVLRELLAERGAQIA; encoded by the coding sequence ATGACCATCCGGATTGTTCGACTCGGCTCCCCGCGCGCCGCGGATGAGGGCCTTCGTATTGGCACTGTCCGCCGCCCACCACGGGGGGTTCCGAAGTCCGAGTTCGCCAGCCGCGATTTCTATGACGTCTGGTATCCCGTCCTGTCCCCGACACCCGAACTGGTGGCCCAGGCGCTTGCAGCCGGGGACGACAAGGCCTGGCGCGCCTTCGTCAGGCATTTCCGCAAGGAGATGGCCGCGCCCGATGCCAGCCATACGCTGGACCTGCTGGCCGCCCTGTCGCACAAGACCGATTTCTCCATCGGCTGCTATTGCGAGGATGAAGCGCACTGCCACCGCTCGGTTCTGCGCGAACTGCTCGCCGAACGCGGTGCGCAGATCGCCTGA